Within the Alteromonas sp. M12 genome, the region ACTACCGTTAGTCACTAAATGCTAAAGTGTGGCATACGATATCTTGACAACTCGATAACTTCCGTGTGACCATTCGAGTGCAATAGTGTTAAATCTGTTTAGGAATAACACTATAATCCTAAAAATAATTATATAGCCCCTTGTCAGTGAACTTTTCACCTAGACTGGGATTCATAACAAGAAAATTGGTTGGGAACTATGTCCAAAATGAGCAAGAGAACCCTTATTGCCTCTACCGTTATGGGTGCATTTGTACTTGGTAGTAGTGCAGTCTCTGCAGATACATTGAATGATCTTCATAAAGAAGAAGCTAAAATCCATGTTGCTGCAGCAAAATCTCAAGAGAAAATTGATAATCTCTTTCAACAATCACAAGAACTTTTAGTAGATTATCGTGCAGTTGTAGACGAAACAGAAAATCTGAAAGTTTACAATGATTATGTTGCAACTCTAGTTGCTGACCAACAACGCGGTATCGATTCTTTGCAAAGACAAATCGACCAAATTGATGAAACTAAGCGCGGTATCGTTCCTTTACTTTTCAGAATGATCGACAGTCTTGAAAAATTCATTGAAGCTGATGTTCCAATTAAAATGGCAGAGCGCAGAGCGCGTGTAGAACGTTTACGTGATGTTATGGGTAACTCTAACGTTACTGTTTCAGAGCGTTTCCGCCAAGTTATCGAAGCTTACCAAATTGAATTGGATTACGGTTCGAAGATTTCAGCTTACCAAGGCAACATGACTTATAACGGTACTGACATTACGGTTGATTTCTTTAACCTAGGTCGCACCGCATTAATCGCTTTATCTCTAGACCAAAAGAATGCATGGATGTGGGACACTGCAGAACGCACTTGGGTCGAGCTAGGCAGCGAGTACTTAGAATCTAGTATCGCAGCAGTTCGTATGGCAAGAAAACAATTGCCAGTTAATCTAGTTAAACTACCCATTCCAGCTGCGGAGTAATAAGAAATGAAATTAACATTTAAATCCGTATTCGCTGCAACAGCAGTAACACTTTTAGCATCTGGTGCGCACGCTCAGTCAACACTTGATCAATTACTAGATGAAGTGAAGCAGAATCGTGTTTCTGAAGCCAGACTTGATAAAAAACGTGAAGCTGAGTTCCAATCAGCTCGTGCAGACAAACAAGCTCTATTAAGAAGTGCTCAAGCAGCATTGAAAGCCGAAGAAGCTCGTGGTGATCGTCTCGCTAAGCAATTTTCTGATAACGAAGTGACGTTAACAGAAAAAAGCACAGAACTAGACATGGCAACTGGTGACCTTGGTGAAATGTTTGGTGTTGTTCGCCAAGCTGCATCTGAGTCTTATGGACGTATCGCTACATCAATTGTTAGTGCTCAGTTCCCTGGTCGTGCTGCATTCCTAAAAAGAATGTCAGAAGAGTCTGAAGGTCTTCCAAATATCCGCGAATTAGAAGATATGTGGATTGCTCTTCAAACTGAAATGACTGAGTCAGGTAAAATTGCTCGTTTCAATACTGAAGTAATCAACCTTGAAGGTGGTTCTTCACAACAAGAAGTAGTGCGCGTTGGTGCATTTAACTTGGTCGGTGAAGTAGGTTACTTGGTATATGATGATCAAGAAGAAAAAGTTCAACCTTTAGGTCGTCAACCAGACGAGTTCCAAGCTGAAACAGCTCGCGAACTATACGCTTCTACTTCAGGAATTATTCCTACTTTTGTTGACCCTTCAAGCGGTGCGATTCTTGGCCTATTGAAACAGAAAGCAACATGGGAAGAGCGTTACCATGCAGGTGGTCCAGTTGGATATACAATCACTGTAATGTTGGTGATTGGTTTGTTGATTGGTTTCTACAAAATCATCACACTTACACTTATCAGTGGCAAAATGCGTTCACAGTTAAATAATCCTGGTTCTCCTTCATCATCCAACCCACTTGGACGTGTATTAAAGGTTTACAACGAAAACAAAACTGCTGACACTGAAAACTTAGAAATGAAGTTGGATGAAGCTATCCTTAAAGAACTTCCTTCTATTGAAAGTGGTATTAACATCATTAAGATTTTTGCTGCTATCGCTCCGTTACTAGGTCTACTAGGTACGGTACTTGGTATGATCGCTACCTTCCAACAAATTACGTTGTTCGGTACTGGTGACCCAAGATTGATGGCTGGAAGTATTTCAATGGCATTGGTAACTACAGCTCAAGGTATTATCGCGGCTCTTCCGCTAATCCTTATGCACAGCATCGTTGCTGGTCGTAGTAAATCAATCGTGCATATCCTTGACGAACAAACTGCGGGCATAGTAGCTGCTCACGCAGAGTCGGAGAAAGCATAATATGGCTGACCTGATTGGATTATGGGATTCTGTCAGGGAGTTTATCGCGACAGGAGGCGGGGTGTTATACCTCGTCGCTTTAGCGCTCTTTCTCATGTGGGTGTTAATGATAGAGCGCTTTTGGTTTTTAAATTCTGTGTATCCTAAGATGAGAAAAAATATCATCAAAGATTGGGATGCTAGAACTGATACCACCTCCTGGTATGCGCATAGAATCCGTGATGCTTGGATTTCACAGGCTTCAGACAAACTAGGCAGTAACATGTTACTGATTAAAACCTTAGTGGCAATGTGTCCTCTAATTGGTTTGCTAGGAACAGTTTGGGGCATGATTAACGTATTTGAAACTATGGCGACGCAAGGAACCGGTAATGCTCGATTGATGGCAGCTGGTATTTCAATGGCAACAATTCCTACTATGGCAGGTATGGTTGCAGCTTTGTCTGGCGTTTTCTTTAGTTCTCGTTTGGAATCAAAAGTTAAAATCGCCAAAGAGAAGCTGATTGACAGCCTTCCTCACCATTAAGAGAGAAGTTTATGGCTCGTAAAGAACGTGTACCAGAGGAAGATGCAGCGATTGATATGACACCGATGCTCGATATCGTGTTTATCATGCTTATCTTCTTCATTGTAACCACTGTTTTCGTTAAAGAAGCAGGGATACAGGTGAATAAACCCGGCGCTAGCCAGGCGTTTTTATCTAAAAACGCTAATATCTTTATTGCTGTCACGGAAGACGGTGTAATTTGGATGGATAAGCGCGAAGTTAAGGTTGAATCTATTCAAGCGAACCTTGAAAAGCTTTTGGCCGAACAGCCTTCAGATGTTGTGATTATTCAAGCAGATGAAAAAGCTGAACATGGTATTGTGGTGAAAGTGATGGATCAAATCAAAGCCGCAGGTATCGACCAAATCTCAGTAGCAGCTAGAGGAGCATCATAATCATGCGAGTAATTTTCTCTATATTGCTTGGTGCCGTCGTTGCTTTTGCCCTTTTTGTGGTAATGGCTAAGTTGGTTGCAAATTCTTCGCAACCAGCAAGTGAAGTACCTGAGTCACCTGTTATTGATATTGTAATGTCGGACCCAGACGAAGCAACACAAACTCGTCAACGTGTTCCACCACCACCTCCTCCTCCTCCTCAGCAACCGCCTAAAATTCAGCCGGTTGAACCTGATGTGGAAGACGCAAATGCTGATGGCGTAAGCTTTAACATGCCAGCTGTAGATGTTGGTGGCGCATCAATTGATATCGGTGGCGTTGGTAATATGCAACGCGATGGTGAAGCAACTCCGATTGTTCGTATTGAGCCTAAGTACCCAGTGCAAGCCGCTCGAGATGGTAAAGAAGGATGGGTTATTTTATCTTTCACTATCAACGAAGTAGGCGGCGTGGACGATGTTGATGTTTTGGATGCAGATCCTAAACGTATCTTCGACCGTGAAGCTAAACGTGCATTGCGTAAGTGGAAATACAAGCCAAAAATCGTCGATGGGAAACCTGAAAAACAGTTCAATATGAAAGTGCAATTGGACTTTAAATTGGATCAAGGCTAATGAAAAAGTTTGTATTAAATGTTACTGCGATAGCAACTCTAGGTGCCGCTACATTGCTATCAAACACAGCAGCAGCTCAGTCGGCACCGGTAGCTTGTGCAGATTACAAGCGTGGCACAACCAATATCGTTGGTGAGCGCGTTGGTAAAAAGATTCAGAAAGCGCTTGAAGAGTATAATAACGATAATATCGATGGAGCTTTAGCTATTCTTTATGAAGTTGATGCTAAAGACGGATACGACAAAGCGTTTACTGATAATTTTATCGGCAAAATGTTGGCAGGTCAGGATGGTAAAGGAGCTAAGGCTCTTGAGTATCTTGAAGGATCAGTTAACCCAAAAGCACTCAACGACTCTGAGCATGCTAACACTGTGAGACTTGTTGCAGACCTTAGTATGCAAGAGAAGGAATATGCTAAAGCTGTTAAGTATTATGAGCAGTGGATGACCTTCACTTGTAAAGAAGATCCAGACATCTATACACGTATGTCTCAAGCTTATTATGAGCTAAAAGATCTTCCTAAGATGGTTCCACCTGCTGATAAAGCGATTGCTTTGTATGAAAAACCTAACAAAAACCCTTATGTTTTAAAGTTGCAATCATTTTACGAACGTAAAATGTATCCGGAAACTGTCGCCGTTGCTGAAGAGCTAGTGCGTACTTTTCCTGAAAGCAAACAGTGGTGGTCACAATTAGGCTTTTTCTACATGTTAGTTGAGGACTATAAAAAAGCCCTTTCTACATTTGAAATTGCATACAATCAGGGTTACTTGGCTAAAAAGTCTGAAATAAAAGCATTGTCACAATTATACGCGACTAATGAAATTCCATATAAAGCAGCTGTGCTTTTGGAAAAGTATATGAAGTCAGGTTTGATAGAAGAGAGTGAACAGACTTTATCGAGTCTTGCTAACTCTTACCATCAAGCAAGAGAGTATAAAACGGCAGCTAGCTATTATGAAAAGGCAGCTAAGATAGAAAACGACGCTGATTTATATCGCAAGCAAGGTATATTGTTACTTGCGGCAGAAGATTACAAAGGTTCAATAAATGCTTTACAAAAAGCGCTTGATAATGGAGCAGACCAAACTGGTCGAATTCATATTGCGATGATGGAAGCAAATATTTATACCGGTAACTTCCGTCAAGCTATGGTTCATGTTCGTGAAGCGAAGAAAGACAAAAACGTTGAACGTACTGCTAGAGCTTGGGAACCGTATATTAAAGAAAAAGCGAAAAATCGCGGTATTAAAGTTTAACTTTAAGATCTCGATAGCAATATTGTTACCTTTAAAAGGCTTCTTAATAGAAGCCTTTTTTATTGCTCTCTCACTATTCATAAATTTAAGCCTAATTAAAAGATTTTTGTAGGTTTCTTAGGTTTATTGTTGATAGCTGATGGTTTTTAAATGTCCTCAATCCTATCTAATTTTTTTCATCTCTGTTTTTTTTTTGGTCACTTCATCGGCCTGTCGTTTACTCTAATTTATTGTTGTTTAATTCGGATTGTTGAAAGCAAGTTAGCGGATGATGCTGAAAGAACCGTGTTTATCTTAGCGATATTTAATGGAAGTAGAGCTTAATTTTTAATGAGTTTTTTTAATTGTTCTCGAAAGTAACTTTCAATTTGTTTTTTACCTGCTAACTTGTAGTTAGTACATAGCTGAGGATAGCTGTTTTTAGCGACTATCACATCATTAATAAATTTCCACCCATGGATGGCCTCTTCATCTAGAGTCTGCAAATTTATAGAACGACTTTTTATCCAATTGAATACAGCAAACTCAACTGCAAACAGAGGGCGATTACCTGCAATAAATTGGGTCATTAAATTATGCCAATACATTTTCATTTTATGACTGTCATATGGCTGTGCAGATTTTTTTAATTTAAGGTTGTTGAATATTAGTTCAACTAAAGCAGGGGAAAGCGTTTTTAGGCGGTAATCTTTTTGATAGTGTATTTGCTGAGTGCAAATTAGGTTTAAAAATTTGCTAATCTGGTTAGCATTACAAGACAATGGTTTGAGCATAATTGCACTGAATTCTCCACTTGAAGCGTCTTGTTTAATACCAAGTTTTACCAACTGAAAATCATTGTTGTACCAAAATAGCGCGAGCTCTTTTGTTAATCCAAACGAACTACCTAAAAAATCTACCTTATGTTCTTCTGCAGATCTTTGTATATGGGCTAACAGCTGCGAGCCCACTTTTTTATGCCTATATTCTTGTTTGACTGCTATTCTAATCACGCGTATATAGCGCTTTAACAAGTACTCTGGATTATTATTATCAAATGCTAACCGTTGCGGAATTAAGTGGCCAGGGATGCGTCTACTGCCTTGGGCAATGTCTATTGCAATTGGAGTTAGATCTTCCCCTCCCTCTAAGGCGGTGAGGGCGACTCCTATTGGCTCTGCATATTGATTACTAAACACGTGAATGTGTTGATCTCCATCCAACATTCTAACCAAATCGTCTGGTGAAGTTTGATAATGGGCATCAACTAACAATTCAAATACCCCTTGTAACAGCGATGGCTGCTTGATTAATTGTGCTCCATTATAAACCTCGTAAACCAATTCATTGGAAGAGTTGGAAATACTCTGGTATTCAGTCAACCGCTTGGATACCGAACTCTGGGTTGTGGTTTTTAGCGCCATTACCTTATGCCAAAAGGCTTCAAGAGGATCATTTTCGAACCAGCGAATAGGTGTGTGCAACATGAATTCACGAAAGTGTGCAAAATGGGTTCTTAAAAAAGGTTTAAAGCGTAACTCAAAGCCTCTGCCGCTGCCTTCATAACCATGAATTGTTGTACTGAGAACTACGTTTGGATAAAGCTGAACTAATTTTTCTAACACTTCTGAGGGCAATGAGGCGGCTTCATCGACGAATAACCAATCGGCTTTTGGTTGGGTTTGAATAATTTTATCGAAAGGAACATACGCCAAGTGATTCGCTAAAATTTGTTTAATATCTCGGCTAGGGTCATTTGTTTTTAAAATTTTCGAAGCTTGTTCAAATATTTTTTGAGTCATGGAACGATGGGCTGACGTCACTAAAAATGTGGTATTCGTTGGCATGATTAATTGTCCAGCTGCAATTCCTAAAGCAGATGATTTTCCTCTGCCTCTGTCTGCAAGAACGACTATCTGATTGTTATCTTTAGAATATGCAAACTTGATATATTCCACCAACTGAAACTGATCAGCAGTCATACATACTTCATCTTGAAAATGGCTTTTTCTCAATTCGGTTGTTTCTGCTTGAGTTAGTTGCAATTGTTGTTGTTGCCAGATTGAAACGCCAGGGAAGGTTTTAATATGCTCCACTAACCATTCTATAAATGGCGAGTGAGGACGGCTTGTATTAGGCACTAATCCTTGAACTGTACTTTGCGTATTGCCATTTTGTGACCAAGCATCTAGTTCTGGGCAAAGTAATATCATCAAGCCGCCTTTACTCACACAGCCGCTCAAAGCGAGTAGGGCATTGCCTCTAATATCAGCAAAGCCATCATATACCACCCATTCGAATTCTTGACCTAAAACGCTCCTATATTGCTTTGATTCAATATTTTTTACAGAATCAATATCACCGACACAAATACTCGATGTTGGAGCATGTGCAGTAAGTATATTTGTTATCGATTCTTTAACCCACTCCTGCGATCCGGATATAACCAACAACTGTCGGTGACCGATATTGCGTCTGCGTTTCTCAAGCCAAGTTAATACTTCTAATGTCATATGCTTTTTTAGTTGAATTCTTGATATAGTTCAACTCCCTAGTGTATTGAATAAATTTAAGGAATACGAATGCGCTTTCTATCTCGAAGGTTAGTGATGCCAGGAGATTTAAATTATGCTGACGCGTTATTTGGTGGTCGAGCATTGGAATGGATTGATGAAGAAGCTGCTATCTATGCTATTTGTCAGTTAGAAACGAATGTGTTGGTAACAAAGCATATTGGTGAAATTACATTTGAATCTCCAGCGTTAAAAGGAGATGTAGTAGAATTTGGTCTGGCGACTAAAAAAGTTGGGCGTACTTCGATAACTATAACCTGCATGGTTCGCAATAAGGTGACCAAAAAAACCATATGCGTGGCGGATGATATTGTATTTGTCAGTTTAGATCCAACTACCAGAGAGCCTGTGCCTCATGGCAAAACGATTAAAGATTTGGAACAACAAACCCAGCAAGAATTAAGATCATTGAATTTAAGTGATTAGCTTCTTGTAACGTTATCCAAACTCAATTTGTTTGAGATAAAAATGCCGCTGACGTTTTTGAAGTTAGCGGCATTTTTAATTCTATAAACTTGCGGCAACTATTTTTCTAACATCTTCAGGCGTAATGTTTTGCCTTTCACCTATTTTAGTTTTGCCCGCTTTTTCGAGTCTCGAAGCAACCTTATCGGCTACATCACTATCAATGTCATATTCAGATAGGGTGGTCTTGATTCCCATATCTCGGAAAAATTGTTCAGTTTTTTCAATAACTAAATTGATTGCCCCTTCTTCATCATAGCGGCTTAATCCCCAAACTCGCTCTGCATATTGAAGCAGTTTTTCCCGTTTGTGTTCACGCTGATGTTGCATTACACGGGGTAAAATAATTGCAAGGGTAACGGCATGATCTAAATTATAAAGGGCTGTTAACTCATGCCCTATCATATGGGTAGACCAATCTTGAGGTACTCCAGCACCAATCAGTCCACTTAACGCTTGTGTCGCATTCCACATTAGATTCGCACGCAATTCATAATCTTTAGACGTGAGCACTTGCGGCCCGATATCAATTAAGTTGCTTAAGATCGATTCCGCAAATCGGTCTTGAACACTCGCATTTACGGGGTAGGTTAGATATTGCTCAATAACATGTACAAATGCATCTACCACACCATTTGCCAGTTGGCGTTCCGGTAAAGAGTAGGTGACTTCTGGGTCTAGTACCGCGAATTGAGGTCTAACATGTTCCGACATGAAGGGTAATTTAAGATTATATTCTCGACGAGTTACCACTGAGCTGGTATTGGTTTCAGTACCTGTCGCTGGGAGTGTTAATATGCAGCCAAGACTTTTAGCACTTTTAACTTTTGCACCCTTAGCTAAAATGTCCCAAGGATCGCCTTCGAAATCTGTGGCTGCGGCGACAAATTTAGCTCCGTCGATGACTGAGCCACCTCCAACTGCGAGAATAAATTCTACGTCTTCTGATTTCACCATTGATACGGCTTTCATCAATGTTTCAAATTCGGGGTTAGGCTCCACCCCGGAAAATTCACACCAATCGTGCCCCTCAAGTTGTTCAATAACTTGTTGATAGATACCGTTGTTTTTGATACTTCCACCGCCGTATATCAACATGATTTTGGCACTGGGTAGTAAAGTGGATAATTTACTAATACTGTCTTTTCCAAAAACAACTTTAGTGGGATTGTAGTAGATAAAATTTTGCATTTTCAAATCCGAAATTATGTAAAGAAGCTGAAAAGTGTCGATTAACTATATTGAACCACTAAGTGAGAAATTCAAGTTGAATGTATGAATTAACCGTCATTCATCAGTTCTATAATTTGCCTTATTGGCAGCGTAGTTTTACAAATTCAAAATATTCAATAAGTTAACTTGCGTTTTTAATTGGGGAGTCCGAAGCTTTCGACAGTATTAATTTTGCATGCGCAATCCATACCAATTTCAAAAAACAGCAATATATTCATGGCGATTCCATTACGCCCTTGCTATCATCTCGCCGTTCAAGTTAAACACTAACTTGTTACACCAAGGGGTGCTCTTTGCTGAGATCTAATTTATTGGAAACCCTTATACCTGATCCGGATAATACCGGCGTAGGAATGGTCATCAAGAACTTCTTAAAGCTCTCCATTTACTGCCGAAATACCGGATCTTTTCATTAATTAGAAGAGATCCAAATGAAATTAAAATTTCCTTTACTTTACACAACCTTATTAAGTGCAATTCCTGCATACGCGTTAGCAAGTGAAAATTTAGAAGTGATTACTGTTACCTCAGACTTCAGAGAAAACGATATTCAGAACGTCACTGCCAGTGTCAGTGTGATATCTGAAGAGGTGATTGAACAACGCAATGGCTTTCATCTTGAGGATATTTTAGGGGTAGGTGCCAATATTAACTTTAGCAGTGGCGCTTCCCGAGGACGTTTTATACAAATACGTGGAATTGGTGAACGTAGTCAATATTCTGAACCTAATAATCCCTCAGTAGGATTGTTAGTAGATGATTTTGATTTTTCTGGATTTGCCGGCATCGGCACCCTGTTCGATGTTGAACAAGTAGAAATTTTGCGTGGACCGCAGGCTACTGAGTTTGGCGCTGCGGGTATGGCTGGAACAATTAAAATCAAAACCGCCGAGGCAAATGAGCAGCAACAAACAAAATTTCTTGCCACTGTTGCTCAGCAAAATACTTGGAATATTGGTGCAGCTTACGGTAATCAAATTACTGACAAACTTTTCTATCGTGTTGCCATCAACCAGTTTAAAAGTGACGGTTTTATCTACAATCAATTTTTAGATAGAGATGATACCGATAACTTAGATGAGTTGACTGCGCGTTTGAAGCTCAAGTTTCTAGCAACCGATAACACAACCATAGATTTTAATTATCAGTATTTTGATATTGATAATGGCTATGATGCGTTTTCACTTGATAATGATGGGGTTACTCGCTCAGATGAGCCTGGTGTTGATACGCAAGAAACCCATGCTTTTGGCATAAAAGCGAAGATTGAATTTGCAAAATCTACACTTATTGGTTCATTGAACCACACTACATCAGATTCAGTGTACGGCTATGATGAAGACTGGACTTATGTGGGCTTTCACCCTTGGGAATACAGCTCGACTGATTACTATTATCGTGAGAGGGATTTAACCAGTGTTGATTTGAGAGTTGTTTCAAATGACAACGGATTGATTTTTGATGATAGCACGCAGTGGCTAATTGGTTTTTTTGCTCGTGATATTGATGAAAATACGCGCAGAAATTATACCTATGCAGAGCAAGACTTCACCAGTCAATATGAACCTCAAAATTTGGGGATATATGGTCAAACCGACACCCAGCTTACGTCAAATCTAAATTTAAGCGTTGGTCTTAGAGCGGATCGTTTTGAGATGGATTATATCAACAATGACGGTTATATCGAGCAGCAAACGGATACCATGCTAGGTGGTAAAGTTGTTCTTAAATATTCAATAAATCAAGCATCTGTGTATACGAGTGTTTCGCGAGGGTATAAAGCAGGTGGATTCAACCCTGACCAACGGGTAAGCGAAGCAAGTCGTTTATTTTCTCCTGAGTACAACTGGAACTACGAA harbors:
- a CDS encoding DUF3450 domain-containing protein, which produces MSKRTLIASTVMGAFVLGSSAVSADTLNDLHKEEAKIHVAAAKSQEKIDNLFQQSQELLVDYRAVVDETENLKVYNDYVATLVADQQRGIDSLQRQIDQIDETKRGIVPLLFRMIDSLEKFIEADVPIKMAERRARVERLRDVMGNSNVTVSERFRQVIEAYQIELDYGSKISAYQGNMTYNGTDITVDFFNLGRTALIALSLDQKNAWMWDTAERTWVELGSEYLESSIAAVRMARKQLPVNLVKLPIPAAE
- a CDS encoding MotA/TolQ/ExbB proton channel family protein, yielding MKLTFKSVFAATAVTLLASGAHAQSTLDQLLDEVKQNRVSEARLDKKREAEFQSARADKQALLRSAQAALKAEEARGDRLAKQFSDNEVTLTEKSTELDMATGDLGEMFGVVRQAASESYGRIATSIVSAQFPGRAAFLKRMSEESEGLPNIRELEDMWIALQTEMTESGKIARFNTEVINLEGGSSQQEVVRVGAFNLVGEVGYLVYDDQEEKVQPLGRQPDEFQAETARELYASTSGIIPTFVDPSSGAILGLLKQKATWEERYHAGGPVGYTITVMLVIGLLIGFYKIITLTLISGKMRSQLNNPGSPSSSNPLGRVLKVYNENKTADTENLEMKLDEAILKELPSIESGINIIKIFAAIAPLLGLLGTVLGMIATFQQITLFGTGDPRLMAGSISMALVTTAQGIIAALPLILMHSIVAGRSKSIVHILDEQTAGIVAAHAESEKA
- a CDS encoding MotA/TolQ/ExbB proton channel family protein, with product MADLIGLWDSVREFIATGGGVLYLVALALFLMWVLMIERFWFLNSVYPKMRKNIIKDWDARTDTTSWYAHRIRDAWISQASDKLGSNMLLIKTLVAMCPLIGLLGTVWGMINVFETMATQGTGNARLMAAGISMATIPTMAGMVAALSGVFFSSRLESKVKIAKEKLIDSLPHH
- a CDS encoding biopolymer transporter ExbD codes for the protein MARKERVPEEDAAIDMTPMLDIVFIMLIFFIVTTVFVKEAGIQVNKPGASQAFLSKNANIFIAVTEDGVIWMDKREVKVESIQANLEKLLAEQPSDVVIIQADEKAEHGIVVKVMDQIKAAGIDQISVAARGAS
- a CDS encoding energy transducer TonB, with the translated sequence MMRVIFSILLGAVVAFALFVVMAKLVANSSQPASEVPESPVIDIVMSDPDEATQTRQRVPPPPPPPPQQPPKIQPVEPDVEDANADGVSFNMPAVDVGGASIDIGGVGNMQRDGEATPIVRIEPKYPVQAARDGKEGWVILSFTINEVGGVDDVDVLDADPKRIFDREAKRALRKWKYKPKIVDGKPEKQFNMKVQLDFKLDQG
- a CDS encoding GNAT family N-acetyltransferase; this translates as MTLEVLTWLEKRRRNIGHRQLLVISGSQEWVKESITNILTAHAPTSSICVGDIDSVKNIESKQYRSVLGQEFEWVVYDGFADIRGNALLALSGCVSKGGLMILLCPELDAWSQNGNTQSTVQGLVPNTSRPHSPFIEWLVEHIKTFPGVSIWQQQQLQLTQAETTELRKSHFQDEVCMTADQFQLVEYIKFAYSKDNNQIVVLADRGRGKSSALGIAAGQLIMPTNTTFLVTSAHRSMTQKIFEQASKILKTNDPSRDIKQILANHLAYVPFDKIIQTQPKADWLFVDEAASLPSEVLEKLVQLYPNVVLSTTIHGYEGSGRGFELRFKPFLRTHFAHFREFMLHTPIRWFENDPLEAFWHKVMALKTTTQSSVSKRLTEYQSISNSSNELVYEVYNGAQLIKQPSLLQGVFELLVDAHYQTSPDDLVRMLDGDQHIHVFSNQYAEPIGVALTALEGGEDLTPIAIDIAQGSRRIPGHLIPQRLAFDNNNPEYLLKRYIRVIRIAVKQEYRHKKVGSQLLAHIQRSAEEHKVDFLGSSFGLTKELALFWYNNDFQLVKLGIKQDASSGEFSAIMLKPLSCNANQISKFLNLICTQQIHYQKDYRLKTLSPALVELIFNNLKLKKSAQPYDSHKMKMYWHNLMTQFIAGNRPLFAVEFAVFNWIKSRSINLQTLDEEAIHGWKFINDVIVAKNSYPQLCTNYKLAGKKQIESYFREQLKKLIKN
- a CDS encoding hotdog domain-containing protein gives rise to the protein MRFLSRRLVMPGDLNYADALFGGRALEWIDEEAAIYAICQLETNVLVTKHIGEITFESPALKGDVVEFGLATKKVGRTSITITCMVRNKVTKKTICVADDIVFVSLDPTTREPVPHGKTIKDLEQQTQQELRSLNLSD
- a CDS encoding iron-containing alcohol dehydrogenase gives rise to the protein MQNFIYYNPTKVVFGKDSISKLSTLLPSAKIMLIYGGGSIKNNGIYQQVIEQLEGHDWCEFSGVEPNPEFETLMKAVSMVKSEDVEFILAVGGGSVIDGAKFVAAATDFEGDPWDILAKGAKVKSAKSLGCILTLPATGTETNTSSVVTRREYNLKLPFMSEHVRPQFAVLDPEVTYSLPERQLANGVVDAFVHVIEQYLTYPVNASVQDRFAESILSNLIDIGPQVLTSKDYELRANLMWNATQALSGLIGAGVPQDWSTHMIGHELTALYNLDHAVTLAIILPRVMQHQREHKREKLLQYAERVWGLSRYDEEGAINLVIEKTEQFFRDMGIKTTLSEYDIDSDVADKVASRLEKAGKTKIGERQNITPEDVRKIVAASL
- a CDS encoding TonB-dependent receptor, which encodes MKLKFPLLYTTLLSAIPAYALASENLEVITVTSDFRENDIQNVTASVSVISEEVIEQRNGFHLEDILGVGANINFSSGASRGRFIQIRGIGERSQYSEPNNPSVGLLVDDFDFSGFAGIGTLFDVEQVEILRGPQATEFGAAGMAGTIKIKTAEANEQQQTKFLATVAQQNTWNIGAAYGNQITDKLFYRVAINQFKSDGFIYNQFLDRDDTDNLDELTARLKLKFLATDNTTIDFNYQYFDIDNGYDAFSLDNDGVTRSDEPGVDTQETHAFGIKAKIEFAKSTLIGSLNHTTSDSVYGYDEDWTYVGFHPWEYSSTDYYYRERDLTSVDLRVVSNDNGLIFDDSTQWLIGFFARDIDENTRRNYTYAEQDFTSQYEPQNLGIYGQTDTQLTSNLNLSVGLRADRFEMDYINNDGYIEQQTDTMLGGKVVLKYSINQASVYTSVSRGYKAGGFNPDQRVSEASRLFSPEYNWNYEVGIKGQAFDDQLFMRVALFYMDREDTQVSDYDVQISEEGIPSFIDIIGNADVGTNKGLEVELDWQVSELLNLTANYGYLDAYFGSYTQADGTYIDKQWQAQAPKNSFNLAAVGYLSQTVSVRLEADGKDNYRFSDGHDVESPFTVLVNAQLRLDWQDWTFSLWGKNILDREHYVRGFGGFSNDPRDGYATPQPYLQLGDGRQFGLTASLRY